Genomic DNA from Hordeum vulgare subsp. vulgare chromosome 2H, MorexV3_pseudomolecules_assembly, whole genome shotgun sequence:
CGTGCTCCCGCCGGCATCGCTGCAGCGAGGCGGTGGCGCTGGTGTTGGATGGGGCCAGATGCCGCCCGCGCCTCCTTTGCCGCAGGCTCAGGAAGCCCCCGCGTTCTACGAGTCCCGCCGGAACGGCCGGCAGCGTCTTGACGACGAGTACGGTAATCCTAACCCCCGCTCGCGCCGGAACCATGGTGGTGATTACAATGGCGGTGACAATGGTAACTACAATGGGAGGGGGAAGAGGAAGTTTGGGGCTTACAACAGGAATTCAGAGTGGGGCCGGGACAGGGAGAGGAGTAGGGATTATCTGGATAGCCGGAATTatggtgatgatgacgaggaagatAGGGCTCCTGTGTATAGGAGGGACCGGCGAGTGAGTGCTGGGATCGATGAGGTTGGGAGTAGCATCTCCGGCGTGGCCGGAGAGAGACAGACATCAAAGGTGGAGGCTGTGGGGGAGTCGGAGTTGGAGGATACTGGCTCAAAGGTGAGCTCTAACAGTAATGTCAGGAAGGATGCTGATGCCGTGCAAGGGATGCAGAATGAGAATGAGGCTAATAAAATGGAGGAGGATAGTAAGGTGTCTGATTCGGAGGTCGTTGAGAAAGGGATCAACAGTGAGAGTATTCATAATAATGCTTCTTCTGGTGTTGTtgaggagggagagatagatcatTCACCGTTGCCCTCAGATGACAAGCCTGATGATGGTAGTATTATGGACGAGAAGTCTGAACATGACAAGAGCTTGGATGAGAAGGGATCAAGCGTTGAAAATAATTTGCATGATGGTTGTCAGAATTTGCTGAGCAGTTGTAATTTTGCAAGagccccaacaagaccacgatcaATACTTGCGCACAGGAATGGAGCATCAAcacatagagatgctgcattaacCGAACAGGTAGATCTGGCTCCTCTGATGGTGATTGATGAAGCAGCAAATGACAGCTCCTTGAATAATGTCCAGGGAGACAATAAAGATGACCATGTCTGCCTAGAACATACTGACCCAAGTGTTGCTTGCAATCAAATGATGGAACAAGTGAgactccaagaagaagaagcacaaaCTGAAATACGAGATATGGAAGAACAGAACAATACTGCACAACATTACACAGTTCAGGAAATTAAGGAATGTGATGGATTAAATCCTACGTTGGCTTCTCAGCACGATTGTTCGAAGCTTCAAGTGAGAGAAGAAGTGCAGATTTATAATATTGATACACCGCCTCAAGATAAAGACTTGATTGATTCAGCTGATAAAGGGAAAACAACAGATAGCGTGGAATTATTACCAAATATCAAAGATGAAGCTCTTGTCACGATAAAAGAGGAAGACCTTGGTCAATCTAGCTCATTTAAAATATGTGATCTCAACTTGATTGGTAGTCCCGAGCTTGCTGATATACGAAATGATCCTGGTTTCGGTCAGTGCTCCAATGTTGTATGTTCAATGGAGGTACAAAATCAGCAGCATTTTGATTTTGGAACAGCTGTGGGCAACAATGCTAGTAATACTGACATGTATGCCCAAATTCCGTTAAACGATAAGGTTATTCAAATAATTGATATCGAAGATGACCCTCCAATTCAACCTAGCGTGTCTGATGCTTCAAGACCAAAGTAAGTTTCTTCATCCTCCCATTTGTCTGCTATTTCGTTCTGCTGatagtatttttcaaaatattgaTCGATAAACATTGAACTGGCCAATTAATCCCTGCTCGGTGGGTCACCGAATAGCCGATTAACTGATTTATGGGCTGATTAACTGGCTGATTCGCCTATTAATCCCCTACTAGCCAGCTGACCGAGCAGTTACCAGTTAACAATTTCCTGAACATTAGCTGATAGATGCACAAGAGTGAACATTTAATTTCCTGTTTGACATGACTGGCCTTGAAGAAACTTGTCTTGGAGTAGTTAACTTTACGCAACCTTTTTTGTGTAGCCAATTATAAGCACCAACTCGCTCAGTGATCTTCAAGAAGCTGTTGATAGTAAATATACTGGAAGCTATCTTGCCAATAGTTTCATTACTGATTTTCTGGCAAACATTGCCATCTTAGCA
This window encodes:
- the LOC123426735 gene encoding uncharacterized protein At4g26450-like is translated as MDRGQQQQQGVSLQPHRFDHPRMNYPQHGGGRSRVPPFARGGRGHKHFYQPPPPPPPPSIQAVAPARHRYEVLMEAGRLAAEYLVAKGVLPPASLQRGGGAGVGWGQMPPAPPLPQAQEAPAFYESRRNGRQRLDDEYGNPNPRSRRNHGGDYNGGDNGNYNGRGKRKFGAYNRNSEWGRDRERSRDYLDSRNYGDDDEEDRAPVYRRDRRVSAGIDEVGSSISGVAGERQTSKVEAVGESELEDTGSKVSSNSNVRKDADAVQGMQNENEANKMEEDSKVSDSEVVEKGINSESIHNNASSGVVEEGEIDHSPLPSDDKPDDGSIMDEKSEHDKSLDEKGSSVENNLHDGCQNLLSSCNFARAPTRPRSILAHRNGASTHRDAALTEQVDLAPLMVIDEAANDSSLNNVQGDNKDDHVCLEHTDPSVACNQMMEQVRLQEEEAQTEIRDMEEQNNTAQHYTVQEIKECDGLNPTLASQHDCSKLQVREEVQIYNIDTPPQDKDLIDSADKGKTTDSVELLPNIKDEALVTIKEEDLGQSSSFKICDLNLIGSPELADIRNDPGFGQCSNVVCSMEVQNQQHFDFGTAVGNNASNTDMYAQIPLNDKVIQIIDIEDDPPIQPSVSDASRPKSEMVYPSMDNMMNSSVNTNIFPGTQDGYNIAIPDFLGADMPCYPPLHADLHAEMGLNDPEVITVMDDPIYDSLGDIGFMEVWDQQPPDYKFF